GGAAACGTAACCCTCCACGCTGTGGAACAGGGCGTCAAAGCCCTGGAAGGCCGTAAACAGCGGAGGAACGGTAAGCATCAGCTCCGGGTCCACGATGGAAAGCGCCGGAAACAGGTCCGGATGGACAAAGCCCGTCTTTTCATGCGTTTTCTCGTTCGTGATGACAGTGCCCGCGTCCGCCTCCGATCCGGTGCCGGCGGTGGTGGTAATGGCAACGATCGGCAGGGGCCTGTTGGAAACCGACTTCCCCTTCCCCGTGCCGGAGGGAATGTAATCCCAGTAATCGCCGTCATTCACTGCGATCAGCGCGATGGACTTGGCGGCGTCCATGCAGCTCCCTCCGCCCAGGGCGATGATAAAATCGCAGCCGTGTTCCCGGGCGAACCGGCCTCCGGCATTGACGGTTGAATTCAGGGGATTGGGCTCCACCCGGTCAAAGATGGCGCAGGCGATTCCGGCCTTGTCCAGTTGCCCCGTGAGGCGGTCCAGATAACCGTTGGCCCGGGTGGATTTCCCGTTGGAAATGACGATCATGGCCTTGCGGCCCGGCAATGCTTCCGCATGCAGGTTCTCCAGTTGCCCGGCCCCGAAAAGAAGCCGGGTGGGCACATGCATGAGAAAGGCGGAATGGGTATGGTTTGACATGATGACAGGTTGGTTTAAAGGCCGCTTCCCGGACTCCCGGAACACCCGTCCGGAAACGGGAAGCAACACACTACCTATCATCTAAAAGGTTACACCTGCTCTAATGAAAGAAAAATCTTAAAAATAATTTTATCTTTATTTTAAATAACTTATTACCAAATATTTCCGACACAAAAAAATAATTATCCCCTGCCATTTCCTCCTCAAAAAAGAGACGATTTCTATTCATTCCCCCCACCGCCACGGAGAAGCTCCGCAACAATGGAAGCTCATCCGGACTCCGGTTCCCCACTGGAACCTTTCATTCCTTCGCAAGCCGTTTCAACCGAGGGAAAACGGACCCGGCTTCATCAAACGCAGTCCCTGTTTATTTCCGGGAGCGGCGCCACAAAAAAACGCTCAGGAACTCCGGCCAGGGTCCGGCTTACGGCCTTATGGAACAGGATGGCTTGGAAGCCTGCAAATCGGAATTATCCATTTCCACGGCCAGCCAGAATACGCCGACGGCCAACAGGCCGAAAGCACAAGCCCCCGCAACGGAAAGAACGGTCATCACCATTTTCTGCCGTTCCGCCTTTGCCCTGCATTGACGGACCAGCGTTTGCACTGCGCCGCAGACTGCCCCCAGGCGGCCGCGCCATCCTTCTTCCCCGGAGGGCTGTCTTTTGGGATGCAGGTCGGGCCTCATCATCACGGAATACGGGAACGGCTCCGGCTTCATCATGGAAATGTCCAAAGGCATGTACTTCATGACTTCTTTTTTAACGATATTCGTTAATCAGTCAACATATTTTTCACGGATTTAATTTACTTCTTTCTATCGACAATTCACGAAAATCGTGTATCATCAAACCATGACACCGACAAAAGGGGACGTGAAAAACTGGCTGAAAGCCATCGGAAAGGACCGTGACTGGCTCGCCAGGGAATGCGGCACGGAGAAAGGAACGGTCAACAACTGGCTTTCCCCCTCCGGCCCCTTCCCCTCCAACGCCATTTTGAAAATCCACTCCCTGATGTCCCAATAC
The genomic region above belongs to Akkermansia massiliensis and contains:
- a CDS encoding iron-containing alcohol dehydrogenase — its product is MSNHTHSAFLMHVPTRLLFGAGQLENLHAEALPGRKAMIVISNGKSTRANGYLDRLTGQLDKAGIACAIFDRVEPNPLNSTVNAGGRFAREHGCDFIIALGGGSCMDAAKSIALIAVNDGDYWDYIPSGTGKGKSVSNRPLPIVAITTTAGTGSEADAGTVITNEKTHEKTGFVHPDLFPALSIVDPELMLTVPPLFTAFQGFDALFHSVEGYVSNGTNLMSDMYALEAIKHISRYLPRAVADGSDLKARTHVAFGNTLSGYVMCVGRCTSEHSLEHALSAYHQELPHGAGLIMISKAYFTHLIERHVADERFVRMAQAMGMPEAADPMDFITMLDRLQRDCGVSGLRMSDYGIAPEEFGKMAHNARETMGFLFQCDRAELSVEDCVSIYRKSYL